The following coding sequences are from one Pelagovum sp. HNIBRBA483 window:
- a CDS encoding diguanylate cyclase, translating to MLLPKLDYLRYQTRFAVHIAARDLGKRLSTAALIVGLVFWVKGAEHAAGIGLVLAAYEIAGIWLYRRIADLDEDISLRYILAVWAVNWSSVIAYAWPAFVLSQEPSAALLLGGFLWLFGVFVHISNSFASLPFFNWSLMVPSFASAFVVFYLAARNEFLRGSPLEWAVTTGLMGIYILNSLDTLHKQKDTQKALEAAREEAQQRLNALEYMSRHDPLTGLLNRRAFDEDLAKLLSQSPDPSAVGVMLIDLDGFKPINDTHSHDAGDHLLREIGHRLRNVAREIGLAARLGGDEFIIAIPDLSSDNLAERLARLTLEEVEQPYLYNLQTELRVSASVGIGICRHTGAEVEALCSAADKAMYIAKTSTTEKVVLFSPTRFSSSVTPQQRLALLAAVHQGDIKPYFQPIISTEDGTLFGVHVHARWQNQPPACKPVTALNDAIREIGAESDFFAALLGELCLELRENPCDGGFVFLEVPARLLTTAAGRDLLKNKLTALSPDLRRSLVLTIGKDAFTDRLAASVIAGVRGISHTGISFAMSGFGHGQMPIDALEAGLFDYIIFSPLAVAPSNVSKNAIAMQRKRTLLAGMVALVRSTQATPVIANVETKEMLTAAQEAGLFTMYGPIIASKGSLSTVLSRQIVRRPKDQAALRA from the coding sequence ATGTTACTGCCAAAATTGGATTATCTGCGCTACCAGACCCGCTTTGCCGTCCATATCGCCGCGCGTGACCTCGGAAAGCGCCTTTCCACTGCTGCGCTGATTGTTGGGCTGGTTTTTTGGGTCAAGGGCGCCGAACACGCAGCTGGCATCGGGCTGGTTCTGGCGGCCTACGAGATCGCAGGAATATGGCTTTACCGCCGGATCGCCGATCTCGATGAAGACATCTCCCTGCGATACATTCTCGCCGTTTGGGCCGTAAATTGGAGCTCGGTCATAGCCTATGCTTGGCCTGCCTTCGTCCTCTCGCAGGAGCCCTCTGCCGCTTTGCTGCTTGGGGGGTTCCTTTGGCTGTTTGGCGTGTTCGTGCATATCTCGAACAGCTTCGCATCCCTTCCGTTCTTCAACTGGAGCCTGATGGTTCCGTCCTTTGCCTCTGCCTTCGTGGTATTCTACCTCGCCGCGCGCAATGAATTCCTCCGTGGCTCCCCGCTGGAATGGGCTGTCACCACGGGCTTGATGGGGATTTACATCCTCAACAGTCTCGACACGTTGCATAAGCAAAAAGACACCCAAAAAGCGCTCGAAGCGGCGCGGGAGGAAGCCCAGCAACGCCTGAATGCGCTCGAATACATGTCCCGCCACGACCCGCTTACAGGGCTGCTGAACCGCCGCGCCTTTGATGAGGATCTGGCGAAACTCCTGTCACAAAGCCCCGATCCCAGTGCTGTCGGGGTGATGTTGATCGACCTCGACGGTTTCAAACCGATCAACGACACCCATAGCCATGATGCGGGGGATCACCTCCTGCGCGAAATCGGGCACAGGTTGCGTAATGTAGCCCGCGAGATCGGCCTTGCAGCGCGGCTCGGTGGCGACGAATTCATCATCGCGATCCCCGACCTCAGTTCGGACAATCTCGCAGAACGCCTTGCGCGCCTCACCTTGGAGGAAGTCGAGCAACCCTACCTCTACAATTTGCAGACGGAATTGCGGGTCAGCGCCAGTGTTGGCATCGGCATCTGCCGCCATACCGGCGCCGAGGTTGAGGCGCTTTGTTCGGCGGCGGACAAGGCGATGTACATTGCCAAAACCTCCACGACTGAAAAAGTCGTCCTGTTTTCACCGACACGATTTTCCTCTTCGGTGACGCCGCAGCAACGGCTCGCCCTGTTGGCGGCGGTGCACCAAGGTGACATCAAGCCTTATTTCCAACCCATCATCTCGACTGAGGACGGAACTTTGTTCGGGGTTCACGTCCACGCGCGATGGCAAAACCAACCGCCTGCCTGTAAACCAGTCACTGCATTGAACGACGCAATCCGTGAAATCGGCGCCGAGTCAGACTTTTTCGCCGCACTGCTTGGGGAACTGTGCCTCGAATTACGCGAGAACCCTTGTGATGGTGGTTTCGTCTTTCTTGAGGTTCCAGCCCGTTTGCTCACCACGGCAGCAGGCCGCGACCTTCTCAAAAACAAACTGACGGCCCTGTCGCCTGATCTCAGGCGCAGCCTTGTCCTGACCATCGGAAAGGATGCTTTCACCGATCGCTTGGCAGCATCTGTTATCGCTGGCGTGCGCGGGATATCACATACGGGTATTTCCTTTGCGATGAGCGGCTTCGGCCACGGTCAAATGCCAATCGACGCGCTGGAAGCCGGTCTATTTGACTATATCATTTTCTCACCGCTCGCCGTCGCACCATCGAACGTATCTAAGAACGCGATTGCCATGCAGCGCAAACGCACACTCCTTGCCGGAATGGTTGCTCTCGTGCGATCGACGCAGGCCACACCGGTAATTGCCAACGTGGAAACGAAAGAAATGCTGACCGCCGCGCAGGAGGCGGGGCTGTTCACCATGTACGGGCCGATCATCGCCAGCAAGGGATCGCTCTCCACCGTGCTGTCACGGCAGATCGTCCGCCGCCCGAAGGACCAAGCCGCGCTCCGCGCCTGA
- a CDS encoding inositol monophosphatase family protein, whose product MPGSANLNVMMKTARKAGRGLLKDFGEVENLQASTKGPGDFVSRADLRAEETIREELMTARPTYGFLGEEGAEIEGEDPTRRWIVDPLDGTTNFLHGLPHWAVSIALEHKGQVVAGVIYDPVKDELFFAEKGEGAWMNEQRIRVSGRSRMIESIFATGLPFGGRADLPETLKDLGRLLPTCAGVRRFGAAALDLAYVAAGRYDGFWERKLNAWDMAAGLVIAREAGAFVEPLREGGDIFADGEVICANEAIFPQFAKAIRS is encoded by the coding sequence ATGCCCGGAAGCGCAAATCTTAACGTCATGATGAAAACCGCCCGTAAGGCGGGACGCGGCCTGCTGAAAGACTTTGGCGAGGTGGAAAACCTGCAAGCCAGCACCAAAGGCCCGGGTGACTTCGTGAGCCGCGCCGATCTGCGCGCGGAGGAAACGATCCGCGAAGAGCTGATGACAGCCCGTCCGACCTATGGGTTCTTGGGCGAAGAAGGCGCCGAAATTGAAGGCGAAGACCCGACCCGCCGCTGGATCGTCGATCCGCTGGACGGGACGACGAACTTCCTGCACGGCCTGCCGCATTGGGCTGTGTCCATTGCGCTGGAGCATAAGGGGCAGGTTGTCGCCGGCGTCATCTATGATCCGGTGAAGGATGAGCTGTTCTTTGCCGAAAAAGGCGAAGGCGCTTGGATGAACGAGCAGCGAATTCGCGTCTCTGGCCGTTCGCGCATGATCGAGAGCATTTTCGCGACGGGTCTGCCATTTGGCGGCCGCGCAGACCTGCCCGAAACGCTGAAAGACCTTGGGCGCCTGCTGCCGACCTGTGCTGGTGTCCGCCGGTTTGGTGCCGCTGCGCTTGATCTGGCTTATGTGGCGGCCGGTCGTTACGATGGCTTCTGGGAGCGTAAGCTGAATGCATGGGATATGGCGGCGGGCCTCGTCATCGCGCGTGAGGCTGGTGCCTTTGTCGAGCCGCTCCGCGAAGGTGGCGATATCTTTGCCGACGGTGAGGTCATCTGCGCCAATGAGGCGATTTTCCCGCAGTTCGCAAAAGCCATCCGCAGCTAG
- the putA gene encoding bifunctional proline dehydrogenase/L-glutamate gamma-semialdehyde dehydrogenase PutA, with amino-acid sequence MPRKFDNQIRATIDANIYAEETAIVETLIDVAALPAAERHAISADGAELVRAIRGASEPGMMEVFLAEYGLSTEEGIALMCLAEALLRVPDAETIDALIEDKIAPSDWGKHLGHSSSSLVNASTWALMLTGRVLDERHQPGPAKALRGAIKRLGEPVIRTAVGRAMREMGRQFVLGENIGAAMKRAEGMQKLRFTYSYDMLGEAARTERDARQYHLAYSRAISAIAEGCKSDSVAENPGISVKLSALHPRYEEAQRSRVMDELVPRVRALAQLAKAAGMGFNIDAEEADRLSLSLDVIEEVLADPGLRGWDGFGVVVQAYGQRAGHVLDWLYNTAERLDRKIMVRLVKGAYWDAEIKRAQVEGMTGFPVFTRKQATDISYIANARKLLSMTDRIYPQFATHNAHTVAAVLHLAKTMDKPTDSFEFQRLHGMGEALHKIVLKRDGTRCRIYAPVGAHEDLLAYLVRRLLENGANSSFVNQIVDETVPAEKVASCPFETLGKGPDLPTGPALFAPERTNSKGWDITHTPTLEAIDKGRADFATGAKWQASPLPAAAFSATGAAQPVTNPALPDDVVGHVTASTPEDIATALDRAAPWDTDPSTRAEVLNRVADAYEAHADELFALVAREAGKSLSDAVGELREAVDFLRYYAAQARDGASNRAARGIWTCISPWNFPLAIFTGQIAAALAAGNGVLAKPAEQTPLIAARAVALMHAAGVPDDAIQLLPGGGGVGAALTADARIAGVAFTGSTATALKIRAVMATHCLPGTPLIAETGGLNAMIVDSTALAEHAVRDIVMSSFRSAGQRCSALRCLYVQEDIAEKLLEMLKGAMNELVVGNPWHLATDVGPVIDATAKAGIVAHIEAARSEGRILHELAAPAAGTFVAPTVIRIDGIADLEREIFGPVLHVATFKATEIDAVINAINATGYGLTFGLHTRIDDRVQTIVENVHAGNIYVNRNQIGAVVGSQPFGGEGLSGTGPKAGGPHYLPRFHQPQPAPISGAAWQSPADNGQLTKALEAPTTPPSLPDRDMPGPTGESNRLSATARGPILCLGPGAEAAAAQKVAVEALGGIAVTAHGDLTPDALVTLPDLGAVLWWGDTETGRAIENALAQRNGPIVALITAMPDAAHVLHERHVCIDTTASGGNAALLAAVAEA; translated from the coding sequence ATGCCTCGTAAATTTGATAACCAGATCCGCGCAACCATCGACGCCAACATCTATGCCGAGGAAACTGCGATCGTCGAGACCCTGATCGACGTGGCCGCTCTGCCCGCCGCCGAGCGCCATGCCATTTCTGCCGATGGCGCAGAGCTTGTCCGCGCCATCCGCGGTGCCTCGGAGCCAGGGATGATGGAAGTGTTCCTTGCCGAATACGGCCTGTCAACCGAGGAAGGCATCGCGCTCATGTGTTTGGCGGAAGCGCTCCTACGGGTGCCGGATGCAGAAACCATTGATGCGCTGATCGAAGACAAGATCGCCCCTTCCGACTGGGGCAAGCATCTTGGCCATTCCTCCTCCTCATTGGTCAACGCTTCAACATGGGCGTTGATGCTGACGGGCCGCGTCTTGGACGAGCGTCACCAGCCTGGCCCCGCCAAAGCGCTGCGCGGCGCGATCAAGCGTTTGGGAGAGCCGGTCATCCGCACTGCCGTCGGGCGTGCGATGCGCGAAATGGGGCGGCAGTTCGTCCTCGGCGAGAATATCGGCGCAGCGATGAAACGCGCCGAAGGCATGCAGAAACTCCGTTTCACCTATTCCTATGACATGCTTGGCGAAGCTGCCCGCACCGAGCGCGATGCCCGCCAGTACCATCTGGCCTATTCCCGCGCGATCAGTGCCATTGCCGAAGGCTGCAAATCAGATTCCGTGGCCGAAAACCCCGGCATTTCGGTCAAACTGTCAGCCTTGCATCCCCGTTACGAGGAAGCCCAGCGCAGCCGCGTGATGGACGAGCTGGTCCCCCGCGTACGGGCGCTGGCGCAGCTGGCGAAAGCCGCCGGCATGGGCTTCAACATTGACGCCGAGGAAGCCGACAGGCTGTCACTATCGCTCGATGTGATCGAGGAAGTCCTCGCCGATCCGGGCCTGCGCGGATGGGATGGCTTCGGCGTGGTTGTTCAGGCCTACGGACAACGCGCGGGACATGTGCTCGACTGGCTCTATAACACCGCAGAACGGCTTGATCGGAAGATCATGGTGCGCTTGGTCAAGGGCGCCTATTGGGACGCCGAGATCAAACGCGCGCAGGTCGAAGGAATGACGGGCTTCCCCGTCTTCACCCGCAAGCAAGCCACTGACATTTCCTACATCGCGAATGCCCGCAAGCTGCTGTCGATGACCGACCGTATCTACCCGCAATTTGCGACGCATAACGCCCATACGGTCGCGGCGGTGCTTCATCTGGCAAAGACGATGGACAAACCGACAGACAGTTTCGAGTTCCAGCGCCTGCACGGGATGGGCGAAGCGCTGCACAAGATCGTGCTCAAGCGTGACGGCACCCGCTGCCGCATCTATGCCCCCGTTGGCGCGCATGAGGATTTGCTGGCATATCTCGTGCGCCGCCTGTTGGAAAACGGGGCGAACTCTTCTTTCGTCAATCAGATCGTCGATGAAACAGTCCCTGCCGAGAAGGTCGCGTCCTGCCCGTTCGAGACGCTCGGCAAAGGCCCTGATCTGCCCACCGGCCCTGCGCTTTTCGCGCCGGAGCGAACCAATTCCAAAGGATGGGACATCACCCATACCCCAACGCTTGAGGCAATCGACAAAGGCCGCGCCGATTTTGCAACTGGTGCCAAATGGCAAGCCAGCCCGCTGCCGGCGGCCGCGTTTTCCGCCACTGGCGCGGCACAACCAGTCACCAACCCCGCCTTGCCTGATGATGTTGTTGGTCACGTCACCGCTTCCACGCCGGAAGACATCGCCACCGCGCTGGACCGCGCCGCGCCTTGGGATACCGATCCCAGCACCCGCGCCGAGGTCCTCAACCGCGTAGCAGATGCCTATGAGGCGCATGCCGACGAGCTGTTTGCCTTGGTTGCGCGTGAAGCGGGCAAATCCCTTTCCGATGCAGTAGGGGAGCTGCGCGAGGCGGTTGATTTCCTCCGCTACTATGCCGCGCAAGCCCGCGATGGGGCGTCCAATCGCGCGGCGCGCGGCATCTGGACCTGTATCAGCCCGTGGAACTTCCCCCTTGCGATTTTCACAGGTCAAATCGCTGCCGCCTTGGCTGCCGGAAATGGTGTCCTTGCCAAACCGGCGGAACAAACGCCACTGATCGCGGCCCGCGCCGTTGCGCTGATGCATGCGGCCGGTGTGCCTGACGATGCCATCCAGCTGCTCCCCGGTGGCGGCGGCGTCGGCGCGGCACTTACGGCCGATGCACGGATCGCTGGCGTCGCCTTCACCGGCTCGACCGCCACAGCGCTGAAAATCCGCGCCGTCATGGCCACACATTGCCTGCCCGGCACGCCGTTGATTGCCGAAACCGGCGGCCTCAACGCTATGATCGTAGACAGCACCGCACTGGCTGAACACGCGGTGCGCGATATCGTTATGTCGTCCTTCCGGTCCGCAGGTCAGCGCTGCTCAGCCCTGCGCTGCCTCTATGTGCAGGAGGATATCGCCGAAAAGCTGCTGGAGATGCTCAAAGGCGCAATGAACGAGCTGGTGGTTGGCAATCCGTGGCATCTTGCCACCGATGTCGGTCCCGTGATCGACGCCACCGCCAAAGCAGGGATCGTCGCGCATATCGAGGCAGCCCGCAGCGAAGGCCGTATCCTGCACGAACTCGCCGCACCTGCCGCTGGCACTTTCGTCGCACCAACCGTTATCCGCATCGACGGCATTGCCGATCTTGAGCGCGAAATCTTCGGCCCCGTGCTGCATGTTGCCACATTCAAAGCCACCGAGATCGACGCCGTGATCAATGCGATCAATGCCACCGGCTACGGACTCACATTCGGCCTGCACACGCGGATCGACGATCGCGTTCAAACCATCGTTGAGAATGTGCATGCCGGAAACATCTATGTGAATCGCAACCAGATCGGCGCGGTTGTCGGCTCGCAACCGTTCGGGGGCGAGGGGCTTTCGGGCACGGGGCCGAAGGCAGGCGGCCCGCATTACCTGCCCCGCTTCCACCAGCCGCAACCCGCCCCTATCAGCGGTGCCGCATGGCAATCACCCGCTGATAATGGTCAACTGACCAAGGCACTGGAGGCTCCGACGACCCCACCCAGCCTCCCAGATCGCGACATGCCCGGCCCAACGGGCGAGTCCAACCGCCTGAGCGCCACTGCGCGTGGGCCGATCCTCTGCCTTGGACCTGGCGCCGAGGCGGCGGCAGCCCAGAAGGTCGCTGTCGAAGCTTTGGGCGGAATTGCCGTGACAGCGCACGGCGATCTGACACCTGACGCATTGGTAACGCTGCCGGATCTCGGCGCGGTGCTCTGGTGGGGCGACACGGAGACAGGCCGCGCAATCGAGAACGCGCTCGCGCAGCGCAACGGGCCGATTGTGGCACTAATCACCGCGATGCCGGATGCCGCCCATGTGCTGCATGAACGGCATGTCTGCATCGACACCACCGCATCAGGTGGCAATGCAGCGCTTCTTGCCGCCGTGGCGGAGGCTTAG
- a CDS encoding rhomboid family intramembrane serine protease gives MFPIRDHNPSIRTPVITYLLIAANISVYLFAQMPLTSERDVAYFFYEYALIPARISAGENQQAFVTSMFLHGGLAHLGSNMLFLWIFGDNLEDRMGRLGFLLFYALCGIGAGFAQYVTEPSSQIPMVGASGAISGVMGGYLLFFPRARVDILIIFILFIRILPVPAWMMLGLWFLMQLVGGLGTAAGGGGVAYWAHAGGFVLGVVFAIPVWLRAGASDYWQATAGAPPHPAARYPLQRSNVPRVARHKAPRRPRGPWG, from the coding sequence ATGTTCCCGATCCGCGATCATAACCCCTCAATCCGAACACCGGTGATCACCTATCTGCTGATCGCGGCGAACATCAGTGTCTACCTGTTCGCGCAGATGCCGCTGACCTCGGAGCGCGATGTCGCCTACTTCTTTTACGAATATGCCCTCATCCCCGCTCGCATCAGCGCTGGTGAGAACCAGCAGGCGTTCGTCACGTCGATGTTCCTGCACGGCGGGCTGGCGCATCTGGGGAGCAACATGCTGTTCCTGTGGATTTTCGGAGACAACCTCGAAGACCGCATGGGCCGCTTGGGTTTCCTGCTCTTTTATGCGCTCTGCGGCATTGGCGCGGGCTTTGCTCAATATGTCACCGAACCCAGTTCGCAAATCCCTATGGTTGGCGCTTCGGGCGCGATCTCGGGGGTGATGGGGGGATACCTGTTGTTCTTTCCCCGTGCGCGGGTTGATATCCTGATCATCTTTATCCTGTTCATCCGCATCCTTCCGGTGCCCGCATGGATGATGTTGGGGCTGTGGTTCCTGATGCAACTGGTCGGCGGGCTGGGCACGGCGGCCGGTGGCGGCGGTGTCGCCTATTGGGCGCATGCCGGCGGGTTTGTTCTGGGAGTGGTGTTTGCAATCCCTGTCTGGCTGCGCGCGGGCGCATCGGATTATTGGCAGGCGACCGCTGGCGCACCACCGCACCCTGCTGCACGCTATCCGCTGCAACGCTCAAACGTGCCACGAGTCGCGCGGCACAAAGCCCCGCGCCGACCGCGCGGGCCTTGGGGTTAG
- a CDS encoding Lrp/AsnC family transcriptional regulator, giving the protein MSKLTSELDGFDRKILDIVAVEGRISVTELARRIGLSKSPTQARLKRLEDSGVIRGYRALFDPIRLRRDHVVFVEVKLTDTREAALAQFNAAVLMIPEVEQCHLIAGQFDYLLKVRTSGMTGYRLVLAEKISLLPYLAHTSTYVAMQAVKEEGFGQSAVTTGDA; this is encoded by the coding sequence GTGAGCAAATTGACTTCTGAACTGGACGGATTTGACCGCAAGATTCTCGACATTGTGGCGGTTGAGGGGCGGATCAGCGTAACCGAACTGGCGCGGCGTATCGGCCTGTCCAAATCACCGACCCAAGCCCGCCTCAAAAGACTTGAAGATAGCGGTGTCATTCGCGGCTATCGCGCGCTTTTTGACCCGATCCGCTTGCGGCGTGATCATGTGGTATTTGTCGAGGTGAAATTGACCGACACGCGCGAAGCCGCGTTGGCTCAGTTCAATGCGGCGGTTTTGATGATACCCGAGGTCGAACAATGCCATCTGATTGCGGGCCAGTTCGATTATTTGCTGAAGGTCCGCACCTCCGGCATGACAGGCTACAGGCTGGTTCTTGCTGAGAAAATATCGCTCCTTCCATACCTCGCGCATACCTCGACCTATGTTGCCATGCAGGCGGTGAAGGAAGAGGGCTTTGGGCAGTCGGCTGTCACCACAGGCGATGCGTGA
- a CDS encoding O-acetylhomoserine aminocarboxypropyltransferase/cysteine synthase family protein, whose product MTKEHGFDTLQVHAGNTPDAATGARQVPIYQSTSFVFKDAEHAARLFNLQEVGYIYSRLTNPTVDALAARITTLEGGVGGFCCSSGHAAQIMALFPLMGPGLNIVASNRLYGGTITQFGRTISRFGWSCKFVDFDDLDAVKEAIDDNTRAVFCESIANPGGYITDLDAISAISDAAGIPLIVDNTSATPYLCRPIEHGATIVVNSTTKYLTGNGSVTGGCVVDSGKFDWSASDKFPSLSQPEPAYHGLNFHEALGAMAFTFHGIAVGLRDLGMTMNPQAAHYTLMGIETLSLRMEKHVANAVKVANWLEADPRVDYVTYAGLDSSPYKDRVAKICPKGAGALFTFAVKGGYDACVKLVDSLELFSHVANLGDARSLIIHSASTTHRQLSPEQQEAAGASPNVVRLSIGIEDADDIIADLDQALAKATA is encoded by the coding sequence ATGACCAAAGAACACGGTTTCGACACGCTTCAGGTGCATGCCGGAAACACGCCGGACGCGGCGACCGGCGCGCGCCAGGTGCCGATCTATCAAAGCACATCATTTGTTTTTAAAGATGCCGAGCACGCCGCGCGTTTGTTCAACCTGCAAGAGGTTGGCTACATCTACTCGCGTTTGACTAACCCGACGGTTGATGCTCTGGCCGCGCGGATCACCACGCTTGAGGGCGGCGTCGGCGGCTTTTGCTGTTCGTCGGGCCATGCGGCGCAGATCATGGCGCTGTTCCCGCTGATGGGGCCGGGGCTGAATATTGTGGCCTCCAACCGCCTCTATGGTGGGACGATCACCCAGTTCGGCCGGACGATTTCGCGCTTTGGCTGGTCCTGCAAGTTCGTTGATTTCGATGATCTGGATGCAGTGAAAGAAGCGATTGACGATAACACCCGTGCCGTTTTCTGTGAATCCATCGCGAACCCAGGCGGCTACATCACCGATCTTGATGCGATTTCGGCGATTTCGGACGCGGCTGGCATTCCGCTGATCGTGGATAACACATCGGCCACGCCTTATCTGTGCCGCCCGATCGAGCACGGCGCGACAATCGTTGTGAACTCCACCACCAAATACCTGACAGGGAATGGCTCCGTCACCGGCGGTTGTGTTGTCGATTCTGGTAAGTTCGACTGGTCTGCAAGTGACAAGTTCCCCTCTCTCTCGCAGCCGGAACCGGCCTATCACGGGTTGAACTTCCACGAGGCGCTGGGCGCGATGGCGTTCACCTTCCACGGTATTGCGGTTGGCCTGCGTGATCTGGGCATGACGATGAACCCGCAAGCCGCGCATTACACGCTGATGGGCATCGAAACGCTGAGCCTGCGGATGGAGAAGCACGTCGCCAACGCCGTGAAAGTGGCGAACTGGCTCGAAGCCGATCCGCGCGTTGATTACGTGACCTATGCGGGCCTCGATTCCAGCCCCTACAAGGACCGCGTGGCGAAGATCTGCCCGAAAGGGGCAGGGGCGCTGTTCACCTTTGCGGTGAAGGGCGGCTATGATGCTTGTGTGAAGTTGGTTGATAGCCTTGAGTTGTTCAGCCACGTTGCCAACCTTGGCGATGCGCGCTCGCTGATCATCCACTCGGCCTCCACCACCCACCGCCAGTTGTCGCCGGAGCAGCAGGAAGCCGCTGGCGCGTCGCCGAATGTGGTGCGCTTGTCCATCGGCATCGAGGACGCTGATGACATCATCGCCGATCTGGATCAGGCATTGGCAAAAGCCACGGCCTAA
- a CDS encoding LysR family transcriptional regulator has product MHIEFRHLRTIKAIHDTGGLARAADQLNITQSALSHQIKGIEEQAGVDLFVRRSKPLRLSAAGKKLLAAAERILPLVADLEAEFSGLVQGRAGRLHIAIECHACFEWLLPVLEAFRKAWPDVDVDIRPGLAFDALPALRREDVDVVISSDPGAMDDIEFNPLFDYEPVFVASAQNPLAEKDVIEAEDFRGQTLITYPVDRTRLDVFTELLAPARVEPAAIRQVELTAVILMLVASNRGVTVLPDWVVRQLRSSSDYVTRRITANGLSKRLYAATREDEASRPFMAHFVRLARSEAVKLQRR; this is encoded by the coding sequence ATGCATATCGAGTTCCGCCATCTGCGAACGATTAAGGCGATACACGATACCGGCGGCCTTGCGCGGGCGGCTGATCAGTTGAACATCACGCAATCGGCGCTGAGCCATCAGATCAAGGGTATTGAGGAACAGGCGGGCGTCGATCTCTTTGTGCGCCGCTCGAAGCCCTTGCGGCTGTCGGCTGCGGGCAAAAAGCTGCTCGCGGCTGCGGAGCGGATCTTGCCCTTGGTCGCTGATCTGGAAGCCGAGTTCTCGGGCTTGGTGCAGGGGCGGGCGGGGCGGCTGCATATCGCGATAGAATGTCATGCGTGTTTTGAATGGCTGTTGCCTGTTCTTGAAGCGTTTCGGAAGGCATGGCCGGATGTGGATGTGGATATCCGCCCCGGTTTGGCTTTTGACGCTTTGCCTGCCTTGCGTCGCGAGGATGTGGATGTCGTGATCTCCTCCGATCCGGGAGCAATGGACGATATAGAATTTAACCCGCTCTTTGATTACGAGCCGGTTTTCGTGGCCTCCGCGCAGAATCCGTTGGCCGAGAAAGACGTCATCGAGGCGGAGGATTTTCGCGGTCAAACACTGATCACCTATCCGGTCGATCGGACGCGGCTTGATGTGTTTACCGAATTGCTGGCGCCTGCGCGCGTTGAACCGGCAGCGATCCGTCAGGTTGAACTCACCGCAGTGATTTTGATGTTGGTCGCCTCCAATCGCGGAGTGACGGTATTGCCCGACTGGGTGGTGCGGCAGCTGCGCAGCTCGAGTGATTATGTCACGCGGCGGATCACGGCCAACGGTCTGAGCAAACGGCTCTACGCGGCGACCCGCGAAGATGAGGCAAGCCGGCCGTTCATGGCCCATTTTGTGCGCCTTGCGCGGAGCGAAGCGGTTAAATTGCAGCGCAGGTAG
- a CDS encoding Flp family type IVb pilin, translating to MNWCFSDRSRIAAFVRDESGAATVDWVVGTAAAVGLGLAVMETVGSGVEILADRVSESIANIEFDWSTNSAPPPRVSDGN from the coding sequence ATGAATTGGTGTTTTTCTGATAGGAGCCGCATTGCGGCTTTCGTTCGCGACGAATCCGGTGCAGCGACCGTTGATTGGGTCGTTGGTACGGCTGCCGCTGTCGGGCTCGGACTGGCTGTGATGGAGACGGTCGGCTCTGGCGTCGAAATTCTTGCTGATCGGGTGAGCGAGAGCATCGCGAATATCGAGTTCGATTGGTCGACAAATTCTGCGCCGCCGCCGCGAGTGAGCGACGGCAACTGA